In Spirosoma aureum, a single genomic region encodes these proteins:
- a CDS encoding sugar phosphate isomerase/epimerase family protein: protein MQPENHTSRRNFIKSATGLITGLSGIDILARQTSFDQASAGFSLPLGVCTSYDKASLVKGLGYSFVEESVGRFLIPDLGDSQYEKNRQALKTENIPVRSYIYFFPGTLKSVGPELHHEAILQRAELALKRAKECGSKNIVFGSGGSRAIPDGFDRATAKAQHIALCQKMAPIAEKYGVTLAVEPLNRGETNFINSLAEGVEIIQAVNNPWFRLQCDIYHMLKEDEKPEEIIKYGQYIVHCHIAEKQSRTPPGVKGDDFKPYFRALKQIKYQGGLSLECVWADFDNEVKQGLSVVKQQLAEV from the coding sequence ATGCAACCGGAAAACCATACATCCAGAAGAAATTTTATAAAATCTGCCACTGGACTTATAACCGGACTATCCGGTATTGACATACTGGCTCGACAAACGAGCTTCGATCAAGCCAGTGCTGGCTTTTCGCTGCCGTTGGGTGTTTGTACCTCTTATGACAAGGCCAGTCTGGTAAAGGGTTTGGGGTATTCATTTGTCGAGGAAAGTGTGGGTCGGTTTCTAATACCAGATTTGGGGGATAGTCAATACGAAAAAAATCGGCAGGCGCTGAAAACAGAGAACATTCCGGTTCGATCCTATATCTATTTTTTTCCGGGAACGCTAAAGTCAGTAGGGCCAGAACTGCATCATGAGGCTATTTTACAACGGGCCGAACTGGCTCTCAAACGAGCAAAAGAATGCGGTTCGAAGAATATCGTGTTTGGTAGTGGTGGTTCGCGGGCTATTCCTGATGGGTTTGACCGGGCCACCGCTAAAGCACAACATATCGCTCTGTGTCAGAAGATGGCTCCCATAGCCGAAAAATACGGGGTTACGCTGGCCGTTGAACCCCTGAACCGGGGCGAGACTAATTTTATCAATAGCCTGGCGGAAGGGGTAGAAATTATTCAGGCCGTTAATAATCCCTGGTTCCGGTTGCAATGTGATATCTACCACATGCTCAAAGAAGACGAGAAGCCAGAGGAGATCATAAAATACGGTCAGTACATAGTCCATTGCCATATCGCAGAAAAACAGAGCCGCACACCACCCGGTGTAAAGGGGGATGATTTCAAGCCCTATTTCCGTGCTTTGAAACAAATAAAGTACCAGGGAGGATTGTCCCTGGAATGTGTCTGGGCCGATTTTGACAATGAAGTAAAGCAGGGGTTATCGGTTGTCAAGCAACAGTTGGCCGAAGTTTGA
- a CDS encoding NAD(P)/FAD-dependent oxidoreductase, translated as MNPNIPQTDRKRVVIVGAGFGGLKLARKLSRKKEFQVVLINKQNYHEFQPLYYQVATAGLEANSILFPLRTVFGNCKNVHIRVTSVTGVRTVDKTVDTELGPITYDYLVMATGADTNFFNQQNIIEKALSMKSVSEAIALRNRMLQNFEDALSVETEDEKEGLMDVVVVGGGPTGVELCGTLAEMRRTVLPKDYPELDFKMMDIYLIESGGELLGPMSVESQEHSLAYLKELGVNVRLNTRVKDFDGKIVTMNDGSTLRTNNLIWAAGVKANPLAGLPAEVIGRGGRVLVNRYNQVQGFTDIFAIGDVALMTEEKWPNGHPQVAQPAIQQGRHLAKNLFHLIRNEPLEEFTYHDLGTMATIGRGLAVVDLPFFKFQGFFAWLTWLFVHLMSIVGVKNRLAIFLNWMFNYLTYSNSLRLIIKPKLPKGNLMAMQEKLSDQLEVSKT; from the coding sequence ATGAACCCAAACATACCCCAAACGGATAGGAAGCGCGTTGTTATTGTCGGCGCAGGCTTTGGTGGCTTGAAACTAGCCCGTAAGTTATCCCGAAAAAAAGAATTTCAGGTCGTACTGATCAATAAGCAGAACTACCATGAATTTCAGCCCCTGTATTACCAGGTGGCTACGGCCGGGCTGGAGGCCAATTCTATTCTGTTTCCGCTACGGACGGTGTTTGGCAACTGCAAGAACGTACACATCAGGGTAACTAGCGTAACGGGTGTTCGTACCGTCGACAAAACAGTTGATACCGAACTGGGACCGATTACGTACGATTACCTCGTCATGGCTACCGGTGCCGACACTAATTTTTTTAATCAGCAGAACATTATTGAAAAAGCGCTGTCAATGAAGTCGGTTTCGGAAGCGATTGCGTTACGCAACCGGATGCTGCAAAACTTCGAAGATGCGCTGAGTGTCGAAACCGAGGACGAAAAAGAGGGGCTTATGGATGTGGTCGTCGTTGGGGGAGGGCCAACGGGCGTGGAGCTTTGTGGTACACTGGCCGAAATGCGTCGGACCGTTCTGCCCAAGGATTACCCAGAATTGGACTTTAAGATGATGGATATCTACCTCATCGAGTCGGGCGGGGAGCTATTGGGGCCAATGTCGGTCGAATCACAGGAGCACTCATTGGCCTATCTGAAAGAACTGGGCGTGAATGTTCGGCTGAACACGCGGGTAAAAGATTTTGACGGGAAAATCGTTACCATGAACGATGGGTCGACATTGCGAACGAATAACCTGATCTGGGCAGCTGGCGTTAAGGCGAATCCCCTCGCGGGGCTTCCTGCGGAGGTCATTGGGCGGGGTGGACGCGTGCTGGTCAATCGCTATAACCAGGTTCAGGGCTTTACCGATATATTTGCCATTGGCGACGTGGCGCTGATGACTGAAGAGAAATGGCCGAATGGGCATCCGCAGGTGGCACAACCGGCTATTCAGCAGGGACGCCATCTGGCTAAAAACCTTTTTCATCTGATTCGGAACGAACCGTTAGAGGAGTTTACCTATCATGATCTGGGCACAATGGCTACTATCGGTCGTGGACTGGCTGTAGTCGATTTGCCATTTTTTAAGTTTCAGGGATTTTTTGCGTGGCTAACATGGTTGTTTGTTCACTTAATGTCAATAGTTGGTGTGAAAAACCGTCTGGCTATATTCCTGAACTGGATGTTTAACTATCTGACCTATAGTAATTCACTACGATTAATAATCAAGCCTAAATTGCCTAAGGGAAACCTGATGGCGATGCAGGAAAAACTATCCGACCAGTTGGAGGTTAGCAAAACATGA
- a CDS encoding bifunctional YncE family protein/alkaline phosphatase family protein: MRILLSAFLLISTHVFVLAQTPKTVSRLTLPNGWGLTPVGRSIPLGDLPLNLAVSPNSKRLAVTNNGQSTQSIQLIDLSEEKVLSEVEIAKSWVGLRFSPDGKKLLASGGNDNRVLIYDVTGDKLTKIDSVVLGKPWPNRISVAGIETDKTGSTLYAVTKDDSMLYVCDLATKQVKNRIKLPAEAYTCLRSPISDELFITVWGGDKVLIYDPKQQKITGEISTGSRPNDLVFTRNGKFLFVANANENSVSVIDVKTRKVLETVTTALYPDAPAGSTPNGLALSSDQKSLLVANADNNCLAVFDVSNPGRSRSLGFIPTGWYPTAVKVVGKKVLVANGKGFSSKANPNGPNPYKRRESGTEYIAGLFKGTLSLFDLPKPAELTSLTKLVYQNTPYTKEKEKLAAGEQNNPIPKRVGEKSAQIKYVFYIIKENRTYDQVFGDMPGGNGDTSLCLFPEKVTPNQHALAREFILLDNFYVDAEVSADGHNWSTAAYANDYVEKNWPTSYGGRGGTYDFEGSRPIAYPKKGFIWDYCQRAGVRYRSYGEFEAYSKRKGSALDGRFAPNYPDYDLKIKDIDRVDVWKKDIDSLIAANAVPHFSSIRLGNNHTSGARIGAPTPAAHVADNDLALGRFIEYLSKSPIWKESAVFVLEDDAQNGADHVDAHRSPALVISPYTKRKHVEHTMYSTSGMLRTMELILGLPPMSQYDAAATPMFACFTNTPTLTPYTHIPANIDLDAKNTAMTEPARQSEKLDLRFADKIDDRLFNEIIWKAVKGEHSIMPAPRRGAFLQVAEADDDDDDK; encoded by the coding sequence ATGCGTATTCTACTTTCGGCATTTCTTCTCATTAGTACGCATGTATTCGTCCTTGCCCAAACGCCCAAGACGGTCTCCCGTCTGACGCTACCCAATGGGTGGGGACTAACCCCTGTTGGTAGATCGATACCGCTGGGTGATTTGCCACTCAATCTGGCAGTTTCACCAAATAGCAAACGACTGGCGGTCACAAACAATGGACAAAGCACGCAGAGCATACAGCTGATTGATCTATCGGAAGAAAAAGTATTGAGTGAGGTAGAGATTGCGAAGTCGTGGGTTGGCCTGCGGTTCAGTCCGGATGGCAAAAAACTGCTCGCGTCGGGTGGCAACGATAACCGCGTGCTTATTTACGACGTAACGGGCGACAAGCTTACTAAAATAGATTCAGTTGTACTCGGAAAACCCTGGCCAAACCGTATTTCGGTAGCCGGCATCGAAACAGACAAAACCGGATCAACGCTCTATGCCGTCACTAAAGATGACAGTATGCTGTATGTCTGCGACCTGGCGACAAAGCAGGTTAAAAACCGTATAAAGTTGCCTGCCGAAGCGTATACCTGCCTGCGCTCACCGATATCCGACGAGCTATTTATTACGGTATGGGGTGGCGACAAAGTATTGATTTACGATCCCAAACAGCAGAAAATAACCGGGGAAATTAGCACCGGCAGTCGCCCGAATGACCTCGTTTTTACCCGAAATGGCAAATTCCTGTTTGTGGCCAATGCCAATGAAAACTCGGTTTCGGTTATTGATGTCAAGACCCGGAAGGTTCTGGAAACCGTCACGACGGCACTCTATCCAGACGCACCAGCAGGTAGTACACCCAATGGACTGGCCCTCTCAAGCGACCAGAAATCATTATTGGTTGCCAACGCCGATAATAACTGCCTGGCCGTATTCGACGTATCAAATCCCGGCCGTAGCCGGTCACTCGGATTCATTCCGACCGGCTGGTACCCGACGGCCGTGAAGGTCGTTGGCAAAAAGGTGCTGGTTGCCAATGGCAAAGGATTTTCGTCTAAAGCAAATCCGAATGGGCCAAACCCCTACAAACGGCGTGAAAGTGGAACGGAATACATCGCTGGTCTTTTTAAAGGCACGCTGTCTTTGTTTGATTTACCCAAACCCGCCGAACTGACAAGCTTGACTAAGCTGGTTTACCAGAATACGCCCTACACAAAGGAGAAGGAAAAACTGGCAGCTGGCGAGCAGAATAATCCAATTCCGAAACGGGTGGGCGAAAAATCAGCGCAAATCAAGTACGTTTTTTACATTATCAAGGAGAATCGCACCTACGACCAGGTTTTCGGAGATATGCCGGGCGGTAATGGCGACACTTCCTTGTGTTTGTTTCCGGAGAAAGTTACGCCTAATCAACATGCGCTGGCCCGCGAGTTTATTCTGCTCGACAATTTCTACGTCGATGCCGAAGTGAGCGCCGATGGACACAACTGGTCAACAGCTGCCTATGCCAATGATTATGTTGAAAAGAACTGGCCTACCAGCTATGGCGGCCGGGGTGGCACTTACGATTTTGAAGGAAGCCGTCCGATCGCGTATCCAAAGAAAGGCTTCATCTGGGATTATTGCCAGCGGGCGGGTGTTCGTTACCGAAGCTACGGTGAGTTCGAAGCCTATTCGAAACGAAAAGGGTCAGCATTAGATGGCCGGTTTGCACCAAATTATCCCGACTACGATCTGAAAATCAAAGATATCGACCGGGTAGACGTCTGGAAGAAAGACATTGACTCACTGATTGCGGCCAATGCGGTTCCGCACTTCAGCAGCATCCGGCTTGGCAATAACCACACCAGCGGTGCCCGAATTGGCGCACCAACGCCAGCTGCCCACGTGGCGGATAATGATCTGGCGTTAGGCCGTTTTATCGAGTACCTGTCCAAGAGCCCAATCTGGAAAGAATCGGCCGTATTTGTGCTCGAAGACGACGCCCAGAATGGGGCCGATCATGTTGACGCCCACCGATCACCCGCGCTGGTAATCAGTCCTTACACCAAACGGAAACACGTAGAACATACCATGTACTCAACCTCAGGAATGCTGCGCACAATGGAGCTAATTTTAGGTCTCCCGCCCATGAGCCAGTACGATGCGGCCGCAACCCCCATGTTTGCCTGTTTCACCAATACCCCTACCCTGACCCCCTATACACACATTCCTGCCAATATTGATCTCGATGCCAAGAACACAGCCATGACTGAGCCGGCGCGCCAGTCCGAAAAACTGGATCTGCGTTTTGCCGACAAAATCGACGATCGGTTGTTTAACGAGATCATCTGGAAGGCGGTTAAAGGTGAACACTCGATTATGCCAGCACCCAGACGGGGCGCCTTCTTGCAGGTGGCTGAAGCCGACGATGATGACGACGATAAGTGA
- a CDS encoding thiol-disulfide oxidoreductase DCC family protein: protein MNKLIIYDGSCPMCRLYTKGMVAADQSGSLTRLSNDQLVQHTIISRLDQQRARHEIPMVDLDGGETLYGVDTWIYAFGRRSDRIEKLLSFTLVKVILQKLYAFISYNRRIIITSAPGRWQLLDLQPEFHIGQRLAFILVIFGLVSGLFATGYVHVWPPAFLGLVVGQLTLAGLYFILTHRHNLLETMLDYTGHLGMSLLIGGTITILGAITGWAILPLVGFALLIGQHFIRTYRLGLSPWLSVCFTILSLLLLDSYGSPMHF from the coding sequence ATGAATAAACTAATTATCTATGACGGAAGCTGCCCGATGTGTCGACTTTATACGAAAGGCATGGTAGCCGCCGATCAGAGCGGGAGCTTAACCCGACTAAGCAACGACCAACTGGTGCAACATACTATAATCAGTCGGTTAGACCAACAACGGGCCCGTCACGAAATACCCATGGTCGACCTGGATGGCGGAGAGACATTATATGGAGTTGATACCTGGATTTACGCGTTTGGCCGACGGAGCGATCGGATCGAAAAGCTGTTGTCGTTTACATTGGTCAAGGTGATTTTGCAGAAACTATACGCCTTCATTTCCTATAACCGTCGGATTATTATTACATCGGCACCCGGCCGGTGGCAGTTACTGGATCTTCAGCCGGAGTTTCACATTGGGCAACGGCTTGCCTTCATCCTGGTCATCTTTGGCCTTGTTTCCGGCCTTTTCGCTACAGGATATGTCCATGTCTGGCCACCCGCATTTTTAGGATTGGTAGTCGGGCAACTGACTTTAGCCGGGCTATACTTTATCCTTACGCACCGCCATAACCTGCTCGAAACAATGCTGGACTATACAGGCCATTTAGGAATGAGCCTGCTGATAGGAGGAACCATTACTATACTGGGAGCAATAACAGGCTGGGCGATTCTGCCTCTGGTTGGCTTTGCTCTCCTGATTGGCCAGCATTTTATCCGGACCTACCGACTTGGTCTAAGTCCCTGGCTAAGCGTCTGCTTCACGATTTTAAGTCTTTTACTACTGGACAGTTATGGCAGTCCTATGCATTTTTGA
- a CDS encoding MerC domain-containing protein, with amino-acid sequence MKTDILSRKADYIGITGSVLCIIHCLITPILLMSTALLQDEHLRFGYLSLDYLFIGVNIVAVYSATRHYALPAVKKSLWGFLSLFTIAILMEDVSPIFEYIGYAASAGLVITHLINIRQHRLQHVH; translated from the coding sequence ATGAAAACAGATATTCTCTCTCGCAAAGCTGACTACATTGGCATTACCGGGTCGGTATTGTGTATTATCCACTGCCTGATTACGCCTATTCTATTGATGTCCACTGCTTTGCTTCAGGATGAACACCTTCGCTTCGGTTACCTGAGCCTGGACTACCTCTTTATCGGCGTCAACATTGTTGCCGTTTATTCGGCAACACGCCATTATGCGCTACCAGCCGTCAAAAAATCACTCTGGGGCTTTCTAAGCCTGTTCACCATCGCCATTTTGATGGAAGACGTTAGCCCAATCTTTGAATACATAGGCTATGCAGCGTCGGCGGGTCTGGTGATTACCCATCTGATCAACATCCGCCAGCACCGTTTACAGCACGTTCATTAA
- the bshA gene encoding N-acetyl-alpha-D-glucosaminyl L-malate synthase BshA: protein MKIGIVCYPTFGGSGVVATELGKALAKNGHQIHFITYQQPPRLDFFNENVFYHEVNIPSYPLFQYAPYESALASEMVNVVTNENVDLLHVHYAIPHASAAYMAKMILRSQGRNVPVVTTLHGTDITLVGKDASYEPVVTFSINESDGVTSVSENLRQDTYAHFKVHRDIEVIPNFIDLDRFRRQQKEHFKKAICPNGEKLIVHTSNFRRVKRIDDAVMMFFHIQKQIPAKLLLVGDGPERARIERLVRDLGIYDQVRFLGKLDAVEEVLSVADLFVMPSENESFGLAALEAMACEVPLITSNAGGLPELNVQGVTGFLSPVGDVDDMVKNALYVLDDEHLPTFKANALARAKEFELSRILPLYEAHYERVLKESRLAV, encoded by the coding sequence ATGAAAATCGGTATTGTATGCTACCCGACTTTTGGGGGCAGTGGCGTTGTCGCCACCGAACTTGGTAAAGCACTGGCTAAAAATGGCCACCAGATTCACTTCATCACCTATCAACAACCACCTCGGCTCGATTTTTTCAACGAAAACGTTTTTTATCACGAAGTAAATATACCATCATATCCGCTCTTTCAGTACGCTCCCTATGAGTCGGCTCTGGCCAGCGAAATGGTTAATGTAGTAACGAACGAAAACGTAGATTTACTACACGTTCACTATGCTATTCCGCACGCATCTGCGGCTTATATGGCTAAAATGATTCTACGCTCGCAGGGGCGGAATGTGCCTGTTGTAACAACACTTCATGGTACTGACATCACACTTGTTGGTAAGGATGCATCGTATGAGCCCGTGGTGACGTTCAGTATCAACGAGTCGGATGGTGTTACGTCGGTTTCCGAAAATCTTCGGCAGGATACGTACGCACATTTTAAGGTTCACCGCGATATTGAAGTCATTCCAAACTTCATTGATCTGGATCGATTCCGGCGTCAGCAGAAAGAGCACTTCAAGAAAGCGATCTGCCCGAACGGTGAAAAGCTGATTGTGCACACGTCAAACTTCCGTCGGGTAAAGCGGATCGACGATGCTGTTATGATGTTTTTTCATATTCAGAAACAGATACCGGCAAAGCTATTGCTGGTTGGCGATGGGCCCGAACGTGCGCGAATAGAGCGGTTGGTGCGCGACCTGGGGATCTACGATCAGGTGCGGTTTCTGGGTAAACTGGATGCGGTCGAAGAAGTGTTGTCGGTAGCCGATTTATTCGTGATGCCTTCTGAAAACGAGAGTTTTGGCCTGGCCGCCCTCGAAGCAATGGCGTGCGAAGTACCGCTGATCACATCAAACGCCGGAGGGCTTCCTGAATTGAACGTGCAGGGCGTAACGGGTTTCCTGAGCCCGGTTGGCGATGTAGATGACATGGTCAAAAACGCACTCTATGTTTTAGACGATGAACATCTGCCTACTTTCAAGGCAAATGCGCTGGCAAGAGCCAAGGAATTCGAGTTATCCCGTATCTTGCCGCTTTATGAAGCTCACTATGAGCGGGTGTTGAAAGAGTCCCGGCTGGCAGTGTAG
- a CDS encoding GbsR/MarR family transcriptional regulator encodes MTFEEAKDKFIHTWGTLATQWGINRSMAQLHALLLISPDPLATEDVMEQLQISRGNASMNLRDLMDWGLIYKHLKPGERREFFIAEKDIWKVARQVAKERRRREITPVVEVLNELKSIPADTPEAQEFQRVMTGLSSVVGFADNTLNAVIKAEENWLMGQFLKVFR; translated from the coding sequence ATGACATTCGAAGAAGCAAAAGACAAATTTATACACACCTGGGGAACGTTGGCGACCCAGTGGGGTATTAATCGTTCGATGGCGCAACTCCACGCGTTGCTGTTGATCTCGCCCGATCCGCTGGCGACGGAAGATGTCATGGAACAGTTGCAGATCTCGCGGGGTAATGCCAGCATGAACCTGCGCGATCTGATGGATTGGGGGTTAATTTACAAACACCTCAAACCCGGTGAGCGTAGGGAATTTTTTATTGCCGAAAAGGACATCTGGAAAGTAGCGCGTCAGGTGGCTAAAGAACGTCGACGCCGTGAGATTACGCCAGTTGTTGAGGTATTGAATGAGCTTAAATCGATACCGGCCGACACACCCGAAGCACAGGAATTCCAGCGGGTAATGACAGGTTTAAGTAGCGTGGTTGGCTTTGCGGATAACACCCTCAACGCGGTCATTAAAGCAGAAGAAAACTGGCTGATGGGGCAGTTTTTGAAAGTATTCCGATGA
- a CDS encoding sterol desaturase family protein, with translation MESTTEKLQTMAGHGKTRPKNSGTKKLFDNPILEALSRTHIMVPISMWLVLSVFLGWYAFTYTAMSTSTIATLFITGLLVFTLFEYVLHRYLYHLAPTTPKRAKIQYTFHGIHHEYPKDKTRLAMPPALAIFVAGAFFGLFFLIMGEAAYAFFPGFLVGYSGYLAVHFIVHAYAPPKNFFKQLWINHSVHHYKNPESNYGVSSPMWDYIFRSFQK, from the coding sequence ATGGAATCAACTACCGAGAAGTTGCAAACAATGGCCGGCCATGGTAAAACCCGACCAAAAAACAGCGGCACGAAAAAACTATTTGATAACCCAATACTTGAAGCACTTTCGCGTACCCACATCATGGTTCCTATCTCGATGTGGTTGGTTCTGTCCGTCTTTCTAGGTTGGTATGCTTTCACGTATACAGCTATGAGTACGAGCACTATTGCTACGCTATTCATAACGGGTTTACTGGTATTCACCCTGTTTGAATACGTTTTACACCGCTACTTATATCATCTGGCACCTACCACGCCGAAACGCGCTAAAATTCAGTACACATTTCACGGTATCCACCACGAATATCCGAAGGATAAAACCCGGCTGGCCATGCCTCCGGCTCTGGCTATTTTTGTGGCTGGCGCTTTCTTCGGCCTATTTTTCCTGATCATGGGTGAAGCCGCTTATGCGTTCTTCCCTGGTTTTCTGGTAGGTTATTCGGGCTATCTGGCGGTACACTTTATCGTTCATGCCTACGCTCCGCCCAAGAATTTCTTTAAGCAGCTGTGGATCAATCACAGTGTTCACCATTACAAGAATCCTGAAAGCAATTACGGCGTTTCGTCGCCAATGTGGGATTATATTTTCAGGTCGTTTCAGAAGTAA
- a CDS encoding cytochrome-c peroxidase yields the protein MTRCTFHSAKKLGLVISLFLFGLAVACQTKSGGSDDPAPDTTDTGGVQFHTTPVPLRKPANFPSPVYDLSQNQLTVEGVALGKSLFYDTQLSRDSTVSCGFCHQQFAGFAHSDHALSHGIDNKFGTRNVPSLQNAAWGREFFWDGGITDLNTLFIAPLTNPVEMDMKFANVLARVQQSPKYPQMFKSAFGSDTVTTAQFLKAISQFVLTLVSADSRYDKYVRKESGGDLTSDELAGLTLFKQKCATCHATDLFTDYSYRNNGLPASSINDQGRYTITLNEVDRLKFKVPSLRNVERTFPYMHDGRFTTLEQVLNHYSTGVKDSPTLDPALKASGQLGIALTATEQQQVISFLKTLTDNTFITNRAFGPN from the coding sequence ATGACGCGATGTACTTTTCATAGCGCTAAAAAGCTAGGACTGGTCATCAGTCTCTTTTTGTTTGGGCTTGCCGTGGCCTGTCAAACAAAATCGGGCGGTAGTGATGACCCCGCTCCCGATACGACAGATACGGGTGGTGTGCAATTTCATACTACGCCGGTTCCGTTACGGAAACCGGCCAATTTTCCCAGTCCCGTTTACGACCTTAGTCAGAACCAGCTCACGGTTGAGGGCGTAGCTCTAGGAAAGTCGTTATTTTATGACACCCAGCTGTCTCGCGATAGCACGGTCAGTTGTGGATTCTGTCACCAGCAGTTCGCCGGTTTTGCCCACTCCGACCATGCGCTGAGTCATGGAATAGACAATAAATTTGGAACGCGTAACGTGCCCAGTCTGCAAAATGCGGCCTGGGGGCGCGAGTTTTTCTGGGATGGTGGTATCACGGATCTAAACACACTGTTTATTGCCCCGCTCACCAATCCGGTTGAAATGGACATGAAGTTTGCCAATGTCCTGGCGCGGGTGCAGCAAAGTCCCAAATATCCGCAAATGTTTAAGTCCGCCTTTGGTTCAGACACCGTTACGACGGCGCAGTTCCTGAAAGCGATTTCGCAGTTTGTCCTGACGCTCGTTTCCGCTGATTCGCGCTATGATAAATACGTACGGAAAGAATCCGGGGGCGATCTGACAAGTGATGAACTGGCGGGACTGACGCTATTCAAGCAGAAGTGTGCGACCTGTCATGCCACCGATTTATTCACGGATTACAGCTATCGCAATAACGGGCTTCCTGCAAGTAGCATCAACGATCAGGGGCGTTATACAATTACGCTCAATGAAGTCGATCGGCTGAAATTTAAAGTGCCCAGCCTGCGCAATGTTGAACGCACATTTCCTTACATGCACGATGGACGCTTCACAACTTTGGAGCAGGTGCTCAACCACTATTCTACAGGAGTGAAAGACAGTCCTACGCTCGATCCGGCTCTGAAAGCAAGTGGTCAGCTCGGCATTGCATTAACTGCCACCGAACAGCAACAGGTGATCAGCTTCCTGAAAACGCTGACCGATAACACGTTTATAACCAATCGGGCATTCGGGCCGAATTAG
- a CDS encoding TapB family protein, producing MKTLAFALLAICMTISRSQSQDCMGITFKAGMNFEMSTFSGKDKPTGKIIYQVKDVHKEGSSTIMDIVAQFQDEKGNQRPSYPIHYTCTGDELVADLSGMAQGMQSSMKDMEMKLKTNKLVYPGKLSVGQKLSDGQMDADMLSNGNTMMTMSMTMSNRQVEGQQSVTTPAGTFDTYKVTSDMNFENRMMGIPIRGTMRVVSYRANNQLLDIKSETYNKNGKLMGYTLLSKVN from the coding sequence ATGAAAACGCTTGCCTTTGCACTGCTCGCCATTTGCATGACCATAAGCCGTAGCCAGTCGCAGGACTGTATGGGCATTACGTTTAAAGCCGGAATGAACTTTGAAATGAGCACATTCAGCGGTAAAGATAAACCTACGGGCAAAATCATCTATCAGGTAAAAGATGTCCACAAAGAAGGCAGTTCAACTATTATGGACATAGTGGCTCAGTTTCAGGACGAAAAAGGCAATCAACGGCCCTCGTATCCGATTCACTATACCTGCACGGGCGATGAGCTGGTGGCCGACTTATCGGGCATGGCGCAGGGCATGCAGAGTAGTATGAAGGATATGGAAATGAAGCTGAAAACAAACAAACTGGTTTATCCGGGCAAACTCAGCGTCGGCCAGAAACTATCAGATGGACAAATGGACGCTGATATGCTGAGCAATGGGAATACGATGATGACAATGTCGATGACGATGAGTAACCGGCAGGTCGAAGGTCAGCAATCAGTCACCACACCCGCCGGTACGTTCGATACCTACAAAGTCACGTCCGACATGAATTTTGAGAACCGCATGATGGGCATTCCTATCCGGGGCACCATGCGTGTGGTAAGCTACCGGGCCAACAATCAGCTGCTGGACATTAAGTCAGAAACCTACAACAAGAATGGTAAACTGATGGGTTACACGCTGTTAAGCAAGGTGAACTAA